The proteins below come from a single Aegilops tauschii subsp. strangulata cultivar AL8/78 chromosome 6, Aet v6.0, whole genome shotgun sequence genomic window:
- the LOC109773534 gene encoding uncharacterized protein → MHSLRLSTSGSSTVLGRFAAARLAAAARGGRSVSAAPGMEHPRDDMHNTKEDETSHPFGVAYSTRSDEEGFGGVYARDDDRPASSRPTAEAHPSHPPPPDHDTSQVKEEKAGSLKDDKHAT, encoded by the exons ATGCACTCGCTCAGGTTGTCTACTAGTGGCAGCAGCACGGTACTCGGCCGGTTCGCCGCCGCGAGGTTGGCGGCCGCAGCTCGTGGAGGGAGGAGCGTCTCGGCCGCTCCGGGCATGGAGCACCCGCGCGACGACATGCACAACACCAAAGA GGACGAGACGAGCCACCCGTTCGGGGTGGCCTACTCCACGAGGTCGGACGAGGAAGGCTTCGGCGGGGTGTACGCGAGGGACGACGACCGGCCGGCGTCCAGCCGTCCAACTGCCGAGGCGCATCCGagccatcctcctcctcctg ACCATGACACCTCGCAGGTGAAGGAGGAGAAGGCGGGCAGTCTCAAGGACGACAAGCACGCCACCTAG